In Pseudomonadota bacterium, one genomic interval encodes:
- a CDS encoding type II toxin-antitoxin system HicB family antitoxin — translation MPERTAERKIHIRMGEDLHKRLRIRCAELDTTIQDYVVGLLDRELSTGKRPPRTAGSEAGTRRER, via the coding sequence ATGCCAGAACGGACCGCCGAGAGGAAGATCCACATCCGCATGGGCGAAGACCTCCACAAGAGGCTCAGGATTCGCTGCGCCGAGCTCGACACGACCATCCAGGACTACGTGGTCGGGCTGCTCGACCGCGAGCTGTCCACGGGGAAGCGGCCTCCCCGGACCGCGGGGTCGGAAGCCGGCACGCGGAGGGAGCGATGA